A window from Manis javanica isolate MJ-LG chromosome 10, MJ_LKY, whole genome shotgun sequence encodes these proteins:
- the DNAL4 gene encoding dynein axonemal light chain 4, with protein MGETEGKKDEADYKRLQTFPLVRHSDMPEEMRVETMELCVTACEKFSNNNESAAKMIKETMDKKFGSSWHVVIGEGFGFEITHEVKNLLYLYFGGTLAVCVWKCS; from the exons ATGGGAGAAACAGAAGGGAAGAAGGATGAGGCTGATTATAAACGACTGCAGACCTTCCCTCTGGTCAGG CACTCAGACATGCCTGAGGAGATGCGGGTGGAGACCATGGAGCTGTGTGTCACGGCCTGTGAGAAGTTCTCCAACAACAACGAG AGTGCCGCCAAGATGATCAAAGAGACGATGGACAAGAAGTTCGGCTCCTCCTGGCATGTGGTGATCGGTGAAGGCTTTGGGTTTGAGATCACTCATGAGGTGAAGAACCTCCTGTACCTGTACTTCGGGGGCACCctggctgtgtgtgtctggaagTGCTCCTGA